The genomic window GAAGGCGCCGCGGTACGGCCGCTTCCGGACCACCAGGACGCACTGCGCCGGCTCTCCCTGCGCACCGCCTTCGCGGCGGTCCCCGCGGGCGCCGCCGTCCTGCTCGTCGCCACGCTGATGGGCAATCTGCTCGGCACCGGCATCGAGTGGTTCTCGCTGCACCAGGCGGCCCTCGGGTCGTACGTCGCGGCCGGGCTCTTCGCCGCCTCGGTGTCCGTGCTGTACGCCGTCGAGCTGCCGGACGCGCAGACTCCGCGCCCCCGCTCCCCCCTGGAGGGCCTGCGCCGTCCGTCCACGGGCAGCGGACTCGACAAGGGCCGTACGGGCGCGGTGCCGCTGCTCGTCCTCGCCTGCGCCGCGATCGCCGGAGCCATCGCCTCCGCCACGGCCGTCGCCGTACTGCACGCCCGTGACCTCGGTGGCGGGCCCGTCGCCTTCGCCCTGCTCGTCCTGGCGCTGACCGGCGGTACGGGACTCGGCATCCGCGGCGCCAAGGCCGTGCTGCCCGCTCTCTCCCGCCGCCGCCTCCTCGCCCTCGCGATCGCCGTCACCGGCATCGCGCTGCTGACCCTCGGGCTCGTGCCGGACACGGCGACCGTGCTCTTCATCGCCGTGCTCGCGGGCGGCGCGGCCGGCGTCGCCGCGCACACCGGGCATGCCCTGATCGACCTGGAGACGGAGGAGTTCCGCCGCCCGCGGATCACCGAGCATCTGCAGGCCGTCGTCCGCGTCTCGATCGGTCTCGGTGCGATCGCCGCCCCCCTGCTCGCCGCCGCCATCGGTCCGCACCGCCTCGCCAACGGCGACTTCGTCTTCGCGCACGGCGGCGCCGCCTTCACGCTGATGCTGGTCGGCGCGCTGCTGCTGCCCGTCGCGGTGATCGTCCTCGCCAGGACCGACGACCGTTCCGGAGTGCCGCTGCGCCGCGACCTGGCCGACGCGGTGCGCCGTGGCGCGGACCCGCGGCAGGCGCCGTCCGCGACCGGGTTCTTCCTCGCCATGGAGGGCGGCGACGGAGCCGGAAAGTCCACGCAGGTGGATGCGCTCGCCGAGTGGATCCGCGCCAAGGGGCACGAGGTGGTCGTCACCCGCGAGCCCGGCGCCACCCCGGTCGGAAAGCGGCTCCGCTCGATCCTGCTCGACGTGTCCTCGGGCGGTCTGTCCAACCGTGCGGAGGCGCTGCTCTACGCCGCGGACCGCGCCGAGCACGTGGACACGGTCGTACGCCCGGCGCTGGAGCGCGGTGCGATCGTCATCTCCGACCGGTACATCGACTCGTCGGTCGCCTACCAGGGGGCCGGCCGTGATCTGTCCCCGACGGAGATCGCCCGTATCTCCCGATGGGCGACGGACGGACTTGTTCCGCATCTGACGGTGCTGCTGGACGTCTCCCCGGAGACCGCGCGCGAGCGCTTCACGGAGGCACCGGACCGGCTGGAGTCGGAGCCGGCGGAGTTCCACCAGCGGGTACGAGCCGGCTTCCTGACCCTGGCCGCGGCCGACCCCGGCCGCTATCTCGTGGTCGACGCCGGCCAGGAGCCGGAGGCCGTGACCACCGTCGTACGCCACCGGCTCGACCAGGTGCTCCCGCTCTCCGACGCCGAGGTGAAGGCACAGGAGGAGGCCCGGAAGGCCGCCGAGGAGGAAGCCCGCCGCAGGACCGAGGAAGAAGCCGCCCGGAAGGCGGAGGAGGAGCGCCTGGAGCGCGAGCGCCAGGAGCAGCTCGCCAGGCTGCGCGCCGAGGAGGAAGAGCGCAAGCGGCTGGAGCTGGAGGAGGCGCGGCAGCGCGAGGTCGAGCGGCAGGCGGATGAGGCCAGACAGCGCGCAGAGGACGCGCGGCGGCTGGCCGAGGAGGAACGCCGGCGGCGCGAGGCCGAGGAGAAGATCCGCCGGGAGGAAGAGGAGCGCCGTCGTCGGCGGCAGGCCGAGGAAGAGGCCAGGCTGCGCACGGAGGCGGAGGAGCGGCGCCGCGAGAAGCAGCGCAAGGCGGAGGAGGCCCTGCTGCGGGCCGAGGAGGCCCGCAGGGCGGCGGAGGCCGCCACTTCTCCGATGATGGGTGCGAACGAGGTGACCCAGACGGTGAGGACCCCCGTCGTGGGAACTCCGGGCGGCGAGCCCCCGGCCGTGGACGCCCCGACCGTGCAGACGCCGCGTCCGCACATCGACATGACGAAGCAGGACGAGGAGACGACCGTCCTCCCGCAGGTCCCCGAGGCGTCGCAGGTCCCGCAGGTCCCGGAGGCGTCGCAGGCCGATCCGGCCGCCGACGAGACGGCCGTCCTCCCACCGGTGCAGGACGACCGCCCCGCGGACCGCGTGCCTCCCGGCATCTTCCGCGACGAGGAGCCGCCGGCAGCGGCTCCCGGAGGGAACGACCGCACGCGTGAGC from Streptomyces sp. FIT100 includes these protein-coding regions:
- the tmk gene encoding dTMP kinase, whose amino-acid sequence is MTRADQPTAQSPLSDPGALAADALAADSRERAVRSLLRVPALRRLWGAQLVGGVGDALALLVLVLLALQAAITEGAFGGGYRGAAFAVAAVFGARVLATLLFGAVLLGPLTTLTAANGPLDRRWTMIGADGVRVALLVIAPLWIDWVPDSALGYLLATVFVAGVAERFWTVARESAAPALLPAPPLEGAAVRPLPDHQDALRRLSLRTAFAAVPAGAAVLLVATLMGNLLGTGIEWFSLHQAALGSYVAAGLFAASVSVLYAVELPDAQTPRPRSPLEGLRRPSTGSGLDKGRTGAVPLLVLACAAIAGAIASATAVAVLHARDLGGGPVAFALLVLALTGGTGLGIRGAKAVLPALSRRRLLALAIAVTGIALLTLGLVPDTATVLFIAVLAGGAAGVAAHTGHALIDLETEEFRRPRITEHLQAVVRVSIGLGAIAAPLLAAAIGPHRLANGDFVFAHGGAAFTLMLVGALLLPVAVIVLARTDDRSGVPLRRDLADAVRRGADPRQAPSATGFFLAMEGGDGAGKSTQVDALAEWIRAKGHEVVVTREPGATPVGKRLRSILLDVSSGGLSNRAEALLYAADRAEHVDTVVRPALERGAIVISDRYIDSSVAYQGAGRDLSPTEIARISRWATDGLVPHLTVLLDVSPETARERFTEAPDRLESEPAEFHQRVRAGFLTLAAADPGRYLVVDAGQEPEAVTTVVRHRLDQVLPLSDAEVKAQEEARKAAEEEARRRTEEEAARKAEEERLERERQEQLARLRAEEEERKRLELEEARQREVERQADEARQRAEDARRLAEEERRRREAEEKIRREEEERRRRRQAEEEARLRTEAEERRREKQRKAEEALLRAEEARRAAEAATSPMMGANEVTQTVRTPVVGTPGGEPPAVDAPTVQTPRPHIDMTKQDEETTVLPQVPEASQVPQVPEASQADPAADETAVLPPVQDDRPADRVPPGIFRDEEPPAAAPGGNDRTRELPQVDEEGRPRRRSDWAEETPLDDLPTLADELLGPHDDEDGRYRRR